A genome region from Bradyrhizobium sp. WSM1417 includes the following:
- a CDS encoding sulfite exporter TauE/SafE family protein, with the protein MTPIMIAALGLLMVGTAFLSGLFGMAGGLILIGVLLALMPLPTAMVLHAITQMASNGWRAFLWRAHIRWRPVANYMVGAAVALAAWSLTRYVPDKPVALLLLGITPFMARLLPANIKPDPDRLGQGTVYGTICMGLMLMTGVSGPLLDTFFLGGDFGRREKVATKAMCQLVSHFTKLIYFGGVIDQAATLDPVLAGVAIAASMLGTTLARRILEAMTDQQFVAWSMKLITTIACYYVAYGSWLLVRTPVLAAFDKGGLQ; encoded by the coding sequence GATGGCGGGCGGGCTGATCCTGATCGGCGTGCTGCTGGCCTTGATGCCGCTGCCGACCGCGATGGTGTTGCATGCGATCACGCAGATGGCCTCGAACGGCTGGCGCGCCTTTCTCTGGCGCGCGCATATCCGCTGGCGGCCGGTCGCAAACTATATGGTCGGCGCCGCTGTCGCGCTCGCGGCGTGGTCGCTCACGCGCTACGTGCCGGACAAGCCGGTCGCACTGCTGCTGCTCGGCATCACCCCGTTCATGGCGCGGCTGCTGCCCGCGAACATCAAGCCGGATCCCGACCGTCTCGGGCAGGGCACCGTCTACGGCACGATCTGCATGGGCCTCATGCTGATGACCGGCGTGTCGGGGCCGCTGCTCGACACCTTCTTCCTCGGCGGCGATTTCGGCCGGCGCGAGAAGGTGGCGACCAAGGCGATGTGCCAGCTCGTCAGCCATTTCACCAAGCTGATCTATTTCGGCGGCGTGATCGACCAGGCGGCGACGCTCGATCCCGTGCTCGCCGGGGTCGCGATCGCGGCCTCGATGCTCGGCACCACGCTGGCGCGGCGCATCCTGGAAGCCATGACCGACCAGCAATTCGTGGCCTGGTCGATGAAGCTGATCACCACCATCGCCTGCTACTACGTCGCCTATGGCAGCTGGCTGCTGGTCCGCACGCCCGTGCTGGCAGCCTTCGACAAGGGAGGTTTGCAATGA